tacaaaactcttgtaaaaccctattctattggatctcagatcatcaattattATAAcgaatttatcaaataaaacttaattaaattgaaCGCTTGTATTTTTAAACCCACACTATAATTTCATTTCTCATCCAACCCTTAAATTTctacacaatttttttttaaaaccttTCAATTTTATATCCAAGAGTTTTGAGTATTATTTTGTAATTGATATCATTTTGATTTTATAATATCATAAATTGATTTCTTTATAAATGaggaaaatttttcaaaattatatgtatataatctatttaggtAAATgatatttacaaaaataaataaataaataaataacagagCACATCACCTGGATTGTACTAAGTCACCCATTCCTAATTTCAGACTTCACTCAACGACCAATAGCCAGTAATCCAAGTCCCAGTAGGAGATACGAACTTGCGTTTGAAGTAATACAAACGAGCAAAGCAaaaccctttttaatttggatgCATTCTCATTTCATGTTCGTTTTCTTTGATCAGAAGagcaaaaaaggaaaaagtagaagcgatgaaaagaaaaaatatggcTGACCGAGTTGAAGAAGGAGACGAGAGCTTGTATAATCATGGAGTGTCCTGGTGGAGAGGGCGTTTGATTGGCAAAGGAGGATTTGGGTCTGTTTATTTGGCTAATTTGAAGAAACCCAAATCAAGAAACAGAATGTATCCCCCAGTAATGGCGGTAAAATCTGCGGAGGTCTCTGTGTCAAGTTCGcttcaaaaggagaaagaggtcTTCAACCATCTTTATGGTTGTCCATATATTCTCGAGTGTTATGGAGAAGAAATTACAACCAATAAGGATGGGGAGATGATTTACAATCTCTTGCTAGAGTATGCTTCTGGAGGAACCCTGGCTGATCTTATAAAGAAATCCGGTGGTCATGGTTTGCCGGAGTCGGATGTGAAGAAATATACAAGGTCTGTTCTTCAAGGCATTGCTTATATTCATAGCCATGGTTACGTGCATTGCGATTTGAAGCCTGGTAATGTGCTGCTTGTGTCCGCTAAGAGTGCTGAATTTGTTCCAAAGATAGGGGACTTTGGGTTGGCCAAGAAAATTGAGAAGAGCAAGAGGAGGAAGTTGTTTTCTTACTTGGGAGGGACTACTTCGTACATGGCACCAGAAACTGTGGTTGATCATATTCAAGAGCCTCCCTCAGATATTTGGGCTCTTGGGTGCATAGTTTTTGAGATGTTCACTGGAAAGTCAGTTTGGGATGTGAAACCTAATATGACCACTGAGCAACTTCTCAAAAAGATTGGTGATAGGTATGAATCCCCTAAAATTCCTTCTGAGATTTCGAAGGATGCAATCGATTTCTTGAAAGGATGTCTGGTGAAGAAACCTGCATTTAGATTCACTGCCGAGATGCTACTGGATCATCCCTTTGTGTCAGGATTAGATAACAAATTGGAAAAAGAGTGGATGGACTCTGTTGTCACATTCTCTGATGTTGAAGATGAATCTTGTGATTCGAGCTATTATGAAGACTGGCGCTGTATATCTGAAGagggttcttcctcttcttcggtAGATGAGAATGGTGTTTTGCAGTCCGCAGTATCCTTCAATTCACAGAATCAGCAGTCCAAGTAGTGCTCCTGTCTCTGCATGATTGGCAATGCTGAGTTTGCATCACCACCACGGTTGCTTCGAATTTGATGGAACACTTGCAAGTTGTCTTCATCATTCCAACTGGTGCACATTGATATACTTTTGTAATTCAAGCCTGCAACAACTCTCTCAAAATCAATGTGAGAGATTCAAATTTGAGCAATCCGAAACCATTCCACATAGTGAGAGGGACATCAAGTACAATTCCACAAAAGAGAACTGCAAAGATTTATTTCATATGTTTGGAGGAATTGATCAATACAGCAAAGAAAATTAAGAGTTTTCTGACAGAATTGGTTTCATCTTCGTTCATGAAAATTTGGAAGTCCAGTAAATGATTATCAACAAGGTTGAGGAATCAACATGTTATGCAGCAAGTTTTTTCAATGGTGAAGATGCTAATTCAGTTATCTTGATTTAGCTGCTAAGCTGTGGAAGTCTGCTCAAGTTGTTTGAAGAAATGCTCTAGTGCCTTTTGGCTATGGAGGCTGCTTAGATAGGGACTTGTTGCTTATGTTATAATTTTCCGGGTATGTAAACGATTCTTTACTAAGGACTAATAAGttgatttcttttttctgaTCTGATATGCATAGGACTTATTTTACTTGATCAATAATAATAAGTCCATGTAAGTTCACTGTTGTAATTATAGTCATTCAACTTGACAAATAGAGTTTATTAAGAGTTTAAATTCTGATATGAAAGTATGGTTTTATTTGAATGCTAGAAGAACAGCCTTGCCTGTGAGAGTGATACTGAATTTTTCTTTCCCTCACTACAATAATGATGCATGGATATGATAGAAGGAGAAAGAGTTTAGCAATAGCAGTTAGCTCCATCTGATTTAGTTAGTGGATAATATCTCtgaaaatataattgaaaaatgtaTTGTGAAGATGAATGATTGTTTTTATTTCTCAATGTAGATGTAAAAATCTATTTTTGAAGTTATAAACTTGTCAGAGCAGAACTGAAGTTcagatttattttgatttagacACCAGTCTGACCAAATCTCACTTTCCAATAATCCCGTATGCTTCTCATAATCTGTTGTAATGGCCTGCTATTGTTCTTCCACAATTGCATATCTGATTAAAATTTTCCCAGTTATTGAGCAGTGATTAACAAAGTTGGACTACTTTAAGCATATCAGACCAGCCAACCCAAATGGTAAACCTGGGAACCGAACCAATTTCCAGGCCAATTGAAGCCTGAATTATTATGCAATATAAAATGCTTGAACCGGCCAATGTCAAATGATATCAACTTATTATAAAGCATTGCTACTGGTAATCAACCTTGTTTAAGctttttaacaaaatatattggcaaccatttttatttttctccaatGACTTTGATAACTGAATGTTGTCCATACAGACAATAAAGTTTGCCAAGTTAGGTTTGTGCATTGTAGGATAAGCATATGCAAGAAAAAGCAACTAGATTTATTAGGAAGAACCGTCTCATTAAGGGGTAAATTCTCAAGTAATCGATTGTAATTGAACTAAATTTTAAGGGTCTGATTGGTTTAACTGTCGAATGTAACTAATAACTGTTAATGaatagttaaaaaattatattcaacGGTTACTGTTGGCAGGTAAAATGACTAATAATACCCTGCCAACATGACTAATAATACATTCATGTATTATGTTAATGAAATaagaatgaaaatattaattttttatgcaatttatacaataattaaaatataattttaaaatataattattttttattaacatatatcatttttatcatataataatgaatattataactagtttaattattatttatagtatttttaatttgaatattatatattataattttaaaattgaaaacagCTCTAAAATTAAAACTGATATGAAATACAGCTGATATGTCTCATTTCAGCTCCCTGGTAGATATCCTATGCCTTTTTTATGAGAGAGAGTGAGAAAGAATTTCACAGTGATGAAGTTGATACTTCAAAAATCCATAATGAATATATTTGCAAATTTGTCAATCATACAAGAGGAAAAATCCATTGAATGAGAGCAAATCAGGCTCTTCATCAATACAAGGTTTTCACAGGAAGGAAAGAGAGGAACTAAACACAAGCGAGAAAAATCAGTGCTAAAATGATATGGATTGCCGTAGCAGCAGGTATAACTGGTAAGATCTTTGGCTCTCAGGGTTCTCAACTGGAACTCAGAAGCCAATATTTACCCATTGCCCAATAACCATGCTCATTTTCTCACGGGAACTGTGGTGACCAATTAAATAACTACTTCTAACCATTACTTGGGAAGAAACCATTCACAGACATTCCTCCATCAACACAAATAGTCTGGCCAGTGATGTAAGATGATGCAGGTAAACAAAGGAATGCCACCACAGACGAAACTTCTGTTGCATCCCCAAGGCGCCGAAGAGGAGTTCTAGAATATACCTCTTCTAAATATACCTCATTGCTGAGGATCTGGAATGAAGATGATATGTATACATAGTGAGATCAGTACCAAAAAGTATATTACAAATGAAAATCCATCTGCATTTACAAGCATATGATAAAAGTGCAACTGCAAATAAGCACCATATAACAAAGATGATAAGAAAATTACTTGTTCCACCATAGAGGTTTTGATGTACCAAGGTGCAACAGCATTACTTCTAATGTTGTCTTTTGCCCACTCACAAGCCAAATTTTTTGTTAGTTGGTTGATTGCTCCTGTGGAATAAACAAAAAGAATTCAACCTCTACATTTACTCTTTGAAGTTAAAATACATAACACATACAGCAGTACCTTTTAAACAGCCATAAGATACATGTTCATTACCTTTTGTTGCTCCATGAACAGACATAGATTTCAGTGAGACAAGACCAGAGACAGAAGATGTGAACACAACGCTTCCCTCACCCGATGATTTCAAGAGTGGATGGGCAAGTTGGCTTAAATGGAAAGCTGACTCAAAATTGGTGGCCATGAGAGTAGAAAATTCTGTAGGTGTGAACTCCAACATTGGCTTTCGAATGTTTGTTCCAACATTGTTaacctaaaaattaaataataataataataataataataaaaacaaaaacaaggCATGCGTTTTAGTTTATTCCCATTGTTTGTGAGTGATTCTAACAGAGATGAAGATCAAAATAATGGAAGTTGGACAACTAAAGTTTGGGCACATCAAGGACTGAGTACTTTAGCCAATTAGCCTCCAACCCTTGTAGTGGGACTGGTGTAGTATTTAGAAGTGTGAGTACAAGATAGCACATTATTCagttgttattattaattttcaacTGATCAATGGCTTTTGAAATAGAAATCTTTATACTTGCATATGCCTCCCTGACCTTGGTCacagaaattttaaaattttcgccTATCAATGATTGCTTGCTCCCAAAATTGAAGAGCAAATGTACCGAAATGCAGCCAGAAGATGCCCATTTCTCTGATAGGCAAATGAACAAACATATCGCACGCAAAACAAAAGATACTTTTACACATCGAGAAAGTTGTAAGTGCAAGACATAAAcatctaaataagaaaagtggatAATGGAGGAGGAGCTTACAAGGATATTAAGCTTGCCATCAAACACAGAAGACACAGTCTCCATAAGCTCTTCTCTTTGGGCTGCAACTGAAACATCACAGAGTGAGCCAGTAATCCCAAAACCCATTCCATCCCATTCCTCCAAGCACTTGTTCAGCTCAATCTCATTCCTACAACATGTGTGCACTCTAGCTCCAAGACCCACCAACTCCTCCACAATCGCACGCCTAAAAACAATAATATCAACCATCTAAAATTCccttcataattaaaaaaaaaaaacaaaaagaaagaaagaaaagaaatacaTAGCAAAGAACAAATGCATGTTACCCGATTCCGCGGGTCCCACCAGTAACAAGAGCTGTTTTGCTGTGAAGGTTCCATCTATTATCTGTTGCGGTAGTGGTAGCACTACTGCGTGATGCATTTACTGTGACAAGGGATGTCATAGTAGATTTGCGTAGAGATGTGTTGGAGAGATTTATACAGAGGCGTCTTGATGTGTGGGGCTTGAAAAAGAAAGTCAAGTGGGAAATGGTATAGAGTTTAGAggaggaagaaggagaagagtgTGGGCGTTTAGGTGACACGAAACTAATGGAGCAAGACATTTGCAGACAGTGAAATGATTACCAAATATCGTGTTCTAACGGTTAAAAACTATAGGAACGCAgcttaatgagtttttaaaatatgaaggaAGAGAACTAAATCGTACATCTTCCCAAAAATAATGGAATCAAATCAACTCAGTTCTTAATTAAAGATTTATGAAAAGAAATATAGCTTTTTTAAATATAGTTTGCTAAAGattattagataatttaaatccACGTCATAGTAAATCGAAGCCTGTCGACTGAAAATGGCAAATTTTATTCTCCAACTGATGTCACAGGTATAACtccaaatttattatttaatttttttaatggttaatagttatgataaatatattataagatttagattttattgtaattaataaattcatcgttttatttttaaaattaaacacttaaatttttatatttttattctatttaaattgaGATTCTTTCCAACTTataatctattaaaaaaataataaaaataatttaaatttcataaacactatttcttgaactctttttctatttctcattttattttttcaaatctcATAATTCTAATActaattttttatctatttctatTCTTAGATCAGTTAGAGTATCATAAGATGGTACTCACAAATCTTCTATTCTCAAAAGTTATGAGAAAAAATTACTAGTGGAGATCATGATATAAACAGAGATGGGACTAAATACAAACTGAAGCAAACGTAGAGTGAGTTCACCGTGTTTTCTAGGCATGTCTTGTACGTCCTTCATCTCATTCTGAGACCGTTCAGAGGCCCATCGGTCAATGGTGGTGCCTCCATAGGATGTACAGTTGATCTGATAACATTCATTAtttgttactaatttttatatacCGATCATAGACTGATAACAACGAAAAGAAACATAATAAGAAGTGATAGTGAAATTCGATTTCTTGGTAAGGGAAATTGAAAGAATTGGATTTTGACTGTGGGTTTTTTAAGAAATGATAATTGAATAAATGTGTTGACTATTTCCTTTCGGTGAGTGAATGAATATCGTAGTGGACTGAATTTGTCTCCTCTCTCTAATACCTTTGTCGCTTCACTTGTTGTCTGATGCTAATCCAATGATCAATTTCTCAGACTCATTTGGATCGTTCATTCCCACACCAACTAAACGGAGATAGATGAGATTATATCTACAAATCCACTCATAGTCATAGCTTTTAAGGATAGAAGGTTTGTGAGTATAATTTGATGATGCTCTGATTGATCTAAAAGTATAAATAGATGAGAAATTGGTGTTAGGATTATGGGATTTGAGAAAATGAAATGCCAAAGAGAAGAAGCGTTCAAGAAAGAGtgtttatgaaatttaaattattttactctCTTTTTCTATAGATTTTAGGATGAAAAAATATACAGTTTAGATAGAAAgaatatagaaatttaaatatttaattttaaaaataaagaaattaattcaaaaattaaattgtaatttactAACAAGATGATAACAACGGTCAAAAATCTCCAAATTTTCAAGGATTGCCGTTTACATAAATCCGCTGTAATTTTCATTAATCCGCTGTAATTGTCATTGGCCGTGTTGCGTTGATTTAGTTATTAATAATGCATTTCCTTAATCCatagactttttttttaaatttaatatccttaaaattttgtataaaaCATTAGTAAATAAAACCATAAACTGGACAACGAATAGCTGAATATGTACATGTCAGATTGAATTGGATCAAATTTACTaataacctttttttttaattagggaAAATACATATGAGAATTGGCATTACTGAATCCTATATGGtaaataagatttaaaaaatgAGAATCAAATTCCTTGATTGACTAGTTTGACGTGAAGGTCAGGAGAAGATGACTTCGTCCATAAATTAAGGAAAGATCATGGAATTCCAAACAGAAGCAAGCTCATAAAACCAGACAAGGGGATACTTCTAATTCAGAGATCTAATGGCTTACTCTCTACTTAATTTTTGTATACTTGTATGAAAAAATAGTAAGttttttgtataaaaaaataccatatcaacttataaaaatattacgTGCATGCATGTATAAGTCAATAGATGGCCCCACAATGGAATTCTATTAATGAAGGAGAATGAATGCCTAGCTGTTGAATTGTTGACTGATTAAAATCGGTGATTAGTAGAAAAACATTTactcaaatattaatttaatgttgcttcaaaccatcaaaattaATCCAAATATATAGGGCATTAATTTCTTAGCTTTCATGagatatgaatatatatatataatctcaaCAATTGTaacagagagagagaaagagagagagcatCTTGGCCTGATTCTTGATATTATTAGCAATCATGGAAATGGAGGCAGCAAAATATTGGGAAGAAGAAGCGTCTGTATGGCCTCCAAGGTTTTATTTCTGCAATTTCTGTGGAAGAGAATTCAGGTCAGCTCAAGCTTTGGGTGGTCATATGAATGTCCATAGGAGGGATAGAGCAAGCCTAAAGCAGTCTCCTTCAGGTTTCCAAAACcactttcttcttcatcatattCAATATCCTCGTAAAATTGCATTAGTTTACAGTCCTAATTCTAGGGTTTTCATGTCGCCAGCAGGAGTTTCAACTCCAATGACGATGGCCATTGGAGATACTTCAGTGATTCCAGGtgggaagaagaaggagaatgtTAGTCGTAAGAGACAGAGAAGTGATGAAGCATTCATTAATGAATCAAGTTCCATGAAGAAAGACAATCTTCAAGCTGACGTCAATAAGAGAGTGTGTCAAGATGCAACCCAAGACTTAGATCTTGAGCTTAGACTTGGTTTCTCCCATGTTTAGTTAATTATCTtgtctttttcttcatatatatatatatacatatccttttttttccttcaaaactTCTACAgcaatatttagaaattaaactTGTATAATCtccattatatataaatatattcgaggaagagaaaaaaaaaaaaaaaaaaaaaatgacaaaATGTTTGTTCTCAACcagttaatttaaataaattttttaatataatcccacgtatttttttttcacactAAATTAATTCACAAAAGGATAAAATAGTGTGGTGAATATTTACTAAATCAAACCTCAggtaattgaaataattaatactAAAGGCATGATTTCGCTTTTCTTGAAATGGAAAATAAAAgtgatgaatttttttttaattttacatcttttattacataaaaagacaaataagtttattttattttcccttTAAATTGTAgagtaattaaaaaagaaaaaagaaaattgagtttttccttcctctATTTTATTCCTTCTACAAAATAATAAGAATTAGTTTCCAAACATTTATTTTCTCGATtcgatttgaaattaaattaaaataaataaattaaaaacttaaattttgatatttataaaaatcaaatcgaattgattttaatcagaaatcaaatcaaattaaattggttaaattcagtttgattcaattcaatttgatcgatttgaatttttaataatttttttattttttatactttatttttaatattttaaaatttaattgaaacatTTTGATTAagatttaatctctatattatt
The Manihot esculenta cultivar AM560-2 chromosome 1, M.esculenta_v8, whole genome shotgun sequence genome window above contains:
- the LOC110619731 gene encoding mitogen-activated protein kinase kinase kinase 20 yields the protein MKRKNMADRVEEGDESLYNHGVSWWRGRLIGKGGFGSVYLANLKKPKSRNRMYPPVMAVKSAEVSVSSSLQKEKEVFNHLYGCPYILECYGEEITTNKDGEMIYNLLLEYASGGTLADLIKKSGGHGLPESDVKKYTRSVLQGIAYIHSHGYVHCDLKPGNVLLVSAKSAEFVPKIGDFGLAKKIEKSKRRKLFSYLGGTTSYMAPETVVDHIQEPPSDIWALGCIVFEMFTGKSVWDVKPNMTTEQLLKKIGDRYESPKIPSEISKDAIDFLKGCLVKKPAFRFTAEMLLDHPFVSGLDNKLEKEWMDSVVTFSDVEDESCDSSYYEDWRCISEEGSSSSSVDENGVLQSAVSFNSQNQQSK
- the LOC110610393 gene encoding zinc finger protein 11 encodes the protein MEMEAAKYWEEEASVWPPRFYFCNFCGREFRSAQALGGHMNVHRRDRASLKQSPSGFQNHFLLHHIQYPRKIALVYSPNSRVFMSPAGVSTPMTMAIGDTSVIPGGKKKENVSRKRQRSDEAFINESSSMKKDNLQADVNKRVCQDATQDLDLELRLGFSHV
- the LOC110619821 gene encoding tropinone reductase homolog At5g06060; its protein translation is MSCSISFVSPKRPHSSPSSSSKLYTISHLTFFFKPHTSRRLCINLSNTSLRKSTMTSLVTVNASRSSATTTATDNRWNLHSKTALVTGGTRGIGRAIVEELVGLGARVHTCCRNEIELNKCLEEWDGMGFGITGSLCDVSVAAQREELMETVSSVFDGKLNILVNNVGTNIRKPMLEFTPTEFSTLMATNFESAFHLSQLAHPLLKSSGEGSVVFTSSVSGLVSLKSMSVHGATKGAINQLTKNLACEWAKDNIRSNAVAPWYIKTSMVEQILSNEVYLEEVYSRTPLRRLGDATEVSSVVAFLCLPASSYITGQTICVDGGMSVNGFFPSNG